A genomic stretch from Marinobacter fonticola includes:
- a CDS encoding enoyl-CoA hydratase/isomerase family protein yields the protein MIEVRQEGGLVHLTIARADKKNALTRQMYADLANEVDRAAEDDTVHAIVITGEGGVFTAGNDLDDFRARAMDLNPKPSAGLAFIERLMVCDTPIIAGVEGLAIGIGTTMLMHCDVVIAGESALFRTPFVDLGLCPEAASTVMMPLQLGYRRATDLLIMGESITGQASLDSGIASQLVPDGAATEEALATGRKLGSKPRDALRASKRLLKAPWREQAMAALEREREAFGKRLQSPECQHALKRISRR from the coding sequence ATGATTGAAGTGCGACAGGAAGGCGGGCTGGTCCATCTAACCATCGCCCGGGCAGACAAGAAGAATGCACTGACCCGGCAGATGTATGCCGATCTCGCCAACGAAGTGGACCGGGCGGCTGAAGACGACACCGTGCATGCCATCGTCATCACTGGCGAAGGTGGCGTTTTTACGGCGGGTAACGACCTGGACGATTTCCGCGCCCGTGCCATGGACCTCAACCCTAAGCCTTCAGCGGGGTTGGCCTTTATCGAGAGACTGATGGTATGCGATACCCCCATCATTGCCGGAGTTGAGGGCCTGGCGATTGGCATTGGCACTACCATGCTGATGCACTGCGATGTCGTGATTGCCGGGGAATCCGCGCTGTTCCGCACGCCGTTCGTGGATCTGGGCCTGTGTCCGGAAGCCGCTTCCACGGTCATGATGCCTTTGCAACTGGGTTATCGCCGCGCGACGGACCTGCTGATCATGGGCGAGTCGATTACCGGTCAGGCGTCGTTGGACAGTGGCATCGCCTCCCAGTTGGTACCGGACGGCGCGGCCACGGAAGAAGCTTTGGCCACCGGGCGTAAACTCGGCAGTAAGCCGCGGGACGCACTACGGGCGAGCAAGCGTCTGCTCAAGGCACCGTGGCGGGAACAGGCGATGGCGGCTCTGGAGCGCGAGCGGGAAGCCTTCGGCAAACGCTTGCAATCGCCGGAATGCCAGCACGCGCTAAAGCGCATCTCCCGCCGCTAG